A window of the Vigna angularis cultivar LongXiaoDou No.4 chromosome 3, ASM1680809v1, whole genome shotgun sequence genome harbors these coding sequences:
- the LOC108325364 gene encoding omega-6 fatty acid desaturase, endoplasmic reticulum isozyme 1, producing the protein MAEVQQNNLSRVPNTKPPFTVGQLKKAIPPHCFERSLLSSFYYVVFDLSLAFILYTATTFFHLLPQPLSLIAWPIYWVLQGCILTGVWVIAHECSHHAFSKYQWVDDLVGLILHSALLVEVPYFSWKISHRRHHSNTGSLHREEVFVPKSIVSWYHKCFNNRIGRAVSLLITLTLGWPLSLAFNVSGRRYDRFASHYHPYAPIYSDSERLLIYVSDVSLFCVAFFLHRIATVRGLVWLVCVYGVPLLIVNGFLVTITYLQHTHSSLSHYDSSEWEWLKGALATMDRDYGILNKAFHHITDTHVTHHLFSTMPHYHAMEATNAIKAILGEYYQIDNTPFYKALWREAKECLYVEPDEGTSQKGVYWYRNKFS; encoded by the exons ATGGCAGAAGTTCAGCAAAACAATCTCTCAAGGGTTCCAAACACAAAGCCTCCGTTCACTGTTGGCCAACTCAAGAAAGCCATTCCCCCACATTGCTTTGAGCGTTCCCTCCTCTCTTCATTCTACTATGTTGTTTTTGACCTTTCACTGGCCTTCATTCTCTACACTGCCACCACCTTCTTCCACCTTCTTCCTCAGCCTCTTTCCCTCATTGCTTGGCCAATCTATTGGGTTCTCCAAGGTTGCATTCTCACTGGGGTGTGGGTGATTGCTCATGAGTGTAGTCACCATGCCTTCAGCAAGTACCAATGGGTCGATGATTTAGTCGGTCTCATCCTTCACTCAGCACTTCTAGTAGAAGTCCCTTATTTCTCATGGAAAATAAGCCATC GCCGTCACCACTCCAACACAGGTTCCCTTCACCGTGAGGAAGTGTTTGTCCCAAAATCCATTGTTTCATGGTACCACAAGTGCTTCAACAATCGAATAGGAAGGGCGGTTTCTCTTCTCATTACGCTCACACTGGGATGGCCTTTGTCTTTAGCCTTCAATGTTTCTGGTAGACGCTATGATCGTTTTGCAAGCCATTACCACCCTTATGCTCCCATATATTCAGACAGTGAAAGGCTTCTGATCTACGTTTCTGatgtttctttgttttgtgtCGCATTCTTTCTCCACCGCATTGCAACTGTGAGAGGGCTGGTTTGGCTGGTCTGTGTTTATGGGGTGCCATTGCTCATTGTAAATGGCTTTCTTGTGACCATCACATATTTGCAGCACACACACTCTTCCTTGTCTCACTATGATTCATCGGAATGGGAGTGGCTGAAGGGTGCTTTGGCCACTATGGACAGAGATTATGGGATTCTGAACAAGGCGTTTCATCATATAACTGATACGCATGTCACTCACCATCTCTTCTCTACAATGCCTCATTACCATGCAATGGAGGCAACCAATGCAATCAAAGCTATATTGGGTGAGTACTATCAAATTGATAACACCCCATTTTACAAAGCTCTGTGGAGAGAAGCAAAAGAGTGTCTTTATGTGGAACCAGACGAAGGAACTTCCCAGAAGGGCGTGTATTGGTACAGGAACAAGTTTTCATGA